Proteins encoded together in one Oryzias latipes chromosome 11, ASM223467v1 window:
- the tac1 gene encoding protachykinin-1 isoform X1: protein MKLLLLLSALVALLTGVRVLCQDPEPKEDADYWTSTNHQDGWLSSEPLREMLLRMTRKPRPHQFIGLMGRRSTANAQITRKRHKVNSFVGLMGKRSQEEPESYEWSTIRTYDQRR from the exons atgaagctgctgctgctgctgtccgcGCTCGTGGCTCTGCTCACCGGCGTGCGCGTGCTCTGCCAGGACCCCGAACCCAAGGAGGACGCGGACTACTGGACAAGCACGAACCACCAG gACGGCTGGCTGTCCAGCGAGCCGCTCAGAGAAATGCTGCTGAGGATGACGAGGAAGCCGCGGCCGCATCAGTTCATCGGCCTGATGGGGAGGCGCTCCACGG CAAACGCACAGATCACCAGGAAAA GACATAAAGTGAACTCGTTTGTGGGGCTGATGGGAAAAAGGAGCCAAGAGGAACCAG AGTCATACGAGTGGAGCACAATACGGACGTACGACCAGCGGCGCTGA
- the tac1 gene encoding protachykinin-1 precursor, translated as MKLLLLLSALVALLTGVRVLCQDPEPKEDADYWTSTNHQDGWLSSEPLREMLLRMTRKPRPHQFIGLMGRRSTGHKVNSFVGLMGKRSQEEPESYEWSTIRTYDQRR; from the exons atgaagctgctgctgctgctgtccgcGCTCGTGGCTCTGCTCACCGGCGTGCGCGTGCTCTGCCAGGACCCCGAACCCAAGGAGGACGCGGACTACTGGACAAGCACGAACCACCAG gACGGCTGGCTGTCCAGCGAGCCGCTCAGAGAAATGCTGCTGAGGATGACGAGGAAGCCGCGGCCGCATCAGTTCATCGGCCTGATGGGGAGGCGCTCCACGG GACATAAAGTGAACTCGTTTGTGGGGCTGATGGGAAAAAGGAGCCAAGAGGAACCAG AGTCATACGAGTGGAGCACAATACGGACGTACGACCAGCGGCGCTGA